The genomic region AGGCTCAAAGCTGAAAGCTGTACGCAGGATTATGAAAAAATACATACTTTACAGCCTTGGACTACTGCTTTGGGCTTGCGATACGCCTTTCTTCTCAAAGAAAGACAGCTTTGTAACGCGCTTTGAGGAGAGCAATGGCAGCGAAAGTGCTACCTACGCCGAGGTGATCGACTTCTACAAAGGGCTATCGAAGGAATATAGCACCATCAGCCTGAAAACCATCGGGATGACCGATAGCGGCGAGTCATTGCATTTAGTGATATACAGTCCTACGGCAGAGTTTAACTTACAGAAATTGCAAAGGAGCAAGACGATAGTGCTCATCAACAACGGTAGCGATGCAGCGGCATCTGAGGGAGTAGATGCTACGATGCTATTATTTCGCAACTTGGCACAGAAGCAAGTCACCACGCCTAAGAATGTGGTGGTGGTAACCATCCCTGTGTACAATATAGGGGCAGCACAGCGGCGCGATTTGGCAGCGACACACAAAGGGGGTGCTGCCACAGAGGAGCCTCAGCAGGGCAATGCGGTGCAGGTAGACCTCAATGCGGACTTTATAAAGGCGGATAGCGAGAATGCGCTGTCGTTTGCGGCTATTTTCCACAAAGTGCAGCCCGACCTCTTTATCGATAACCAAGCCAGCAGTGGGGTGGACTCGCAGCACGTGCTTATGTATAGCACTTCACAACTGAATAAATTGGGGAGTTACTTGGGTAACTATCTGCGCAATAACTTCATACCACGCCTGTCGGACTCGTTGGTGAAGCGCGAAGAGGCGTTTGTGAGCGATACCTTGCCCAAGCCTTTTTGGCGATTGATTCCGCTGAGTGCTGGGGTGCAAACGCCTACCGCTAAGGGCTACACCGCCGTAGATGCTTTGCCGCACACTGCTACGGGCTATGCGGGCTTGTGGAACTGTATGGGAATCACCATTGCTACACAGCCTTCGAAGCCTTATAAGGCGCGAGTAGAGGCTTGCTATGAGGTGATGAAGTCCGTAGTGGAGATTGCTGGTGCTGATCAGAAATACATCAAAGAGCTGAAAGTGAAGCAGCGCGAGAGCGATTTGGCACAACGGCAATACCCTGTGGCGTGGGCAATCGATAGCACCCAGCACAGTACCGTTAGCTTCTACGGTTATAAAAAGCTCAATACTGCCACCGATAGTCTACAGACGTACACTGAGGAAGTGCCTTATTACAACAGCTTCAAGGCAGTGCGTAGGGTGGCAGTGCCTAAGGCGTATATCGTGCCACGTGTGTGGAAGGGAGTAGTAGCACGCCTGCAAGCCAACGAGGTGGAGATGAAAGAGATAGAGAAGGACACGCTGATGAGCCTGACTTATTACACTATCGACAGCTACAAGACACTGCCTCAACCTTATGCAGGGCACTACTTGCATTACGACACTGAGACAAGCACTCACAGCGGGACAGTGCAATTGCGCAAAGGCGATTACCTCATCGAGGTGCAACAGCCCGCCAAGCGTTACCTCCTTGAAGTGCTTGAGCCCTCAGCTCCTGACTCGTTCTTTAACTGGAACTTCTTTGATGCGATACTGCGAAAAGAAGGTGGGGAGCGGTATCCTGTGTACATCGATTATCCGTAAGAAAGCCATCAATTAAAATAGAAAATCCCTTTCACGTTAGCTACTCGTGAAAGGGATTTCTTTTTCTTCAATCGATGATAGGTGATACATCACATCAAGGCATACTTTTGTTCAACTATTACAATATTAAATCTTAGAACCCATATCCTTGAACATTATCAAACGAACCTATCGGATTGGATAGTAATTAGATAGTAAATCTGTAATGAGTTATTGTCCTATGGCTACTCATCAGTTACTATCGGTGCTTTCAGTTAGGCTTTTTACTATTATATATTCATCACTGAGCCACTGAAAAGCGTATTAGCCATTTACTTAAAGTCAGAGGATGATTTCCTTTTCGGTTACGTTACCTGGTGTATCTGTGACGGATACAGTG from Capnocytophaga haemolytica harbors:
- a CDS encoding M14 family metallopeptidase, with the translated sequence MKKYILYSLGLLLWACDTPFFSKKDSFVTRFEESNGSESATYAEVIDFYKGLSKEYSTISLKTIGMTDSGESLHLVIYSPTAEFNLQKLQRSKTIVLINNGSDAAASEGVDATMLLFRNLAQKQVTTPKNVVVVTIPVYNIGAAQRRDLAATHKGGAATEEPQQGNAVQVDLNADFIKADSENALSFAAIFHKVQPDLFIDNQASSGVDSQHVLMYSTSQLNKLGSYLGNYLRNNFIPRLSDSLVKREEAFVSDTLPKPFWRLIPLSAGVQTPTAKGYTAVDALPHTATGYAGLWNCMGITIATQPSKPYKARVEACYEVMKSVVEIAGADQKYIKELKVKQRESDLAQRQYPVAWAIDSTQHSTVSFYGYKKLNTATDSLQTYTEEVPYYNSFKAVRRVAVPKAYIVPRVWKGVVARLQANEVEMKEIEKDTLMSLTYYTIDSYKTLPQPYAGHYLHYDTETSTHSGTVQLRKGDYLIEVQQPAKRYLLEVLEPSAPDSFFNWNFFDAILRKEGGERYPVYIDYP